One Rhipicephalus microplus isolate Deutch F79 chromosome 4, USDA_Rmic, whole genome shotgun sequence genomic window carries:
- the LOC142814769 gene encoding uncharacterized protein LOC142814769, giving the protein MSQDSPRNTRKRYLDRDEPFVLPRSTAFWKKQRERSGPCDPRYDAEVSADAQASSGHPSPSTSEPALTADGADDALSRGDNVGLDPEDVRSSQADRYFDDDTVCEHAETDNGACTESVEETQLHEPLMDDIFSDCSDCSENDGDTEASNKSEEALPTFLDESELLAADFALLDSHTLPGSTTSKAAAVVMIMAFVITHGLIWVALGDLLSLIDGLFGFKGNTLPRTKHLFRKMWSSRTRSLVKHFFYCDVCGSLLNSQTGASTMRCPTCSVDSDVSALKAKGNVFIILDLKEQVKSLIARSKDDLFKRLIQLNEGSNETSVALDDITDGAILRKLRRSGTSGSMDLTLTFNTDGSPIFKLSTSSIWPIEFLINELPPECRMKNCLVAGLWFGRHPDMSLFMGKFVEEVNNFGHLIWNTASSVIRSTIHAVCCCVDAPARAAVNSMVQFNGLFGCPWCYACGEHHEGRQRYTNVVADELRTPKGMMRDMKFAIEVGELVNGLKGPSPLARLKGFDLVLGQTVDYMHCVLLGVTKCFAEA; this is encoded by the exons ATGAGCCAGGATTCACCAAGGAACACTCGAAAACGCTATCTCGACAGAGACGAGCCCTTCGTGCTGCCGCGGTCGACGGCGTTTTGGAAAAAACAGCGAGAGCGCAGCGGCCCCTGTGACCCTCGCTACGATGCCGAAGTCTCCGCGGACGCGCAGGCATCAAGCGGTCACCCGTCGCCATCGACCAGTGAGCCTGCCTTGACCGCAGACGGCGCAGACGATGCGCTTAGTCGCGGCGACAACGTCGGCTTGGACCCCGAGGATGTGCGCTCATCACAGGCCGATAGATACTTTGACGACGACACTGTCTGTGAACACGCGGAGACGGATAATGGTGCGTGCACTGAAAGTGTTGAAGAAACCCAGCTGCATGAGCCTTTAATGGATGACATATTCAGCGACTGCAGCGACTGTTCTGAGAACGATGGTGACACTGAAgctagcaacaaatcggaagagGCGCTCCCGACCTTTCTAGATGAGTCGGAGTTACTAGCAGCAGATTTTGCGCTCTTGGACTCTCATACTTTGCCTGGGTCAACAACATCGAAGGCAGCGGCAGTAGTTATGATCATGGCCTTTGTGATAACTCATGGCCTCATCTGGGTGGCCTTAGGTGATCTTCTCAGTCTTATTGATGGCCTCTTTGGCTTCAAGGGGAACACTCTTCCACGAACAAAGCACCTGTTCAGAAAGATGTGGTCGTCCAGAACAAGGAGCCTCGTCAAGCACTTTTTCTACTGTGATGTCTGTGGCAGCCTGCTGAACTCCCAAACTGGTGCAAGTACCATGAGGTGCCCCACTTGTTCTGTAGACAGTGACGTCTCAGCGCTGAAGGCCAAAGGAAATGTTTTTATTATTCTAGACTTGAAAGAGCAAGTAAAATCATTGATTGCCCGAAGTAAAGATGATCTCTTCAAGCGACTTATTCAGTTGAATGAAGGCAGCAACGAAACCTCAGTGGCCCTGGACGACATAACAGATGGGGCAATTCTCAGGAAACTGCGCCGGAGTGGGACTTCTGGCAGCATGGACTTGACGCTCACATTCAATACAGATGGGAGCCCCATCTTTAAATTGTCAACATCATCGATATGGCCAATCGAGTTCTTGATAAATGAGCTGCCACCTGAGTGTCGTATGAAAAATTGTTTGGTTGCGGGCCTTTGGTTTGGACGGCACCCAGACATGTCACTGTTCATGGGCAAGTTCGTGGAAGAAGTCAACAACTTTGGCCACCTGATCTGGAATACAGCATCATCAGTCATTAGGTCGACCATCCATGCTGTCTGCTGCTGCGTTGATGCACCTGCTCGTGCTGCTGTGAATAGCATGGTCCAGTTTAATGGCTTGTTCGGGTGTCCCTGGTGCTACGCTTgcggagagcatcatgaag GACGCCAGAGGTACACGAATGTCGTGGCAGATGAACTGCGAACACCAAAAGGCATGATGCGAGACATGAAATTTGCCATTGAGGTCGGCGAGCTAGTGAATGGGCTGAAAGGACCTTCCCCGCTTGCAAGGTTGAAGGGCTTTGACCTTGTCCTCGGCCAAACTGTGGACTACATGCATTGTGTCCTTCTTGGCGTCACCAAGTGTTTTGCGGAGGCTTAG
- the LOC142814485 gene encoding uncharacterized protein LOC142814485, which yields MTLVDKRLLFIKPPQCFTRFPHSIRERCHWKASEWCHWLLFYAVPCCSEILPQRHLNHFVLLVEAVYILLLEELTSPQVQRAGRLLQEFVSRTKTLYSPRMMTFTLHQLLHLASSVERFGPLWAHSAFVFESGNGRLLKTITGAKGVPNQIVERLVMLQQLHLVTKLRSFETKVKDFTCSLFGYPKTLAVTSIDSVSLFGNPDPPPELTAEEISALHSVFMSASDFYEHFRFAFKRTILHSRHYTRAKKSDSSIVRTAEEEYFVIDRIVVVQNFSHNPEEIILLCKKIVCTESNVKLPGHIKEFFFHMCLNHLC from the exons ATGACATTG GTGGACAAGAGGCTGCTCTTCATCAAGCCTCCTCAGTGCTTCACTAGGTTCCCACACTCGATCAGAGAACGTTGCCATTGGAAGGCGAGTGAATGGTGCCACTGGCTCCTCTTCTATGCCGTGCCATGCTGCTCAGAGATCCTGCCACAGCGCCACCTGAACCACTTTGTGCTTCTTGTTGAAGCTGTGTACATACTCCTTTTAGAAGAGCTGACTTCGCCACAAGTTCAGCGTGCTG GTCGTCTGCTACAAGAGTTCGTCTCCCGGACGAAGACACTCTACAGTCCACGCATGATGACATTTACCCTGCATCAACTGCTGCACCTTGCGTCTTCTGTGGAAAGGTTCGGGCCACTATGGGCACACTCTGCCTTTGTGTTCGAGAGTGGCAATGGAAGACTGCTGAAGACAATCACGGGAGCAAAAGGGGTGCCAAACCAGATTGTAGAGAGGCTCGTGATGTTGCAGCAGCTGCATCTTGTCACTAAACTACGGTCCTTTGAAACTAAGGTCAAAGATTTCACCTGTTCTCTTTTTGGCTATCCGAAAACTTTGGCAGTGACATCTATTGACTCAGTATCATTGTTTGGAAATCCTGATCCTCCGCCTGAGTTGACAGCAGAGGAAATCAGTGCTTTGCACTCAGTGTTTATGTCTGCAAGTGATTTCTATGAACATTTTCGTTTTGCCTTCAAGAGAACAATTTTGCATAGCAGGCATTATACGAGGGCAAAAAAGAGTGATAGCAGCATTGTGCGCACTGCTGAAGAAGAATATTTCGTGATCGACAGGATTGTTGTTGTGCAGAATTTCTCACACAATCCTGAAGAAATAATTCTTTTGTGCAAGAAAATAGTATGCACTGAAAGTAATGTCAAGCTGCCTGGCCACATTaaggagtttttttttcacatgtgtCTAAACCATCTGTGTTGA